In the genome of Geotrypetes seraphini chromosome 14, aGeoSer1.1, whole genome shotgun sequence, one region contains:
- the CORO1B gene encoding coronin-1B, with translation MSFRKVVRQSKFRHVFGQAVKNDQCYDDIRVSRVTWDSTFCAVNPKFVAIIVEASGGGAFLVLPLSKTGRIDKSYPTVCGHTGPVLDIDWCPHNDEVIASCSEDCTVMVWQIPENGLVTPLMEPVVTLEGHSKRVGIVTWHPTARNVLLSAGCDNVVIIWNVGTAEELYRLEDFHPDLIYNVSWNRNGSLFCTSCKDKSFRIIDPRRGIVVAEKEKAHEGARPMRAIFLADGKIFTTGFSRMSERQLALWDPDNLEEPMGMQELDTSNGALLPFYDADTSVVYVCGKGDSSIRYFEVTDESPYIHFLSTYGSKEPQRGMGYMPKRGLDVNKCEIARFYKLHERKCEPITMTVPRKSDLFQDDLYPDTAGPEPAMEADEWVAGKDADPILISLKDGYVPTKQRDLKVSKKNVLHEGRPAASSGGKLSTPSSQTAVPSINISGPTMESQKLDEILKELKSLRATVKEQGEHIVRLEEQISKIQNGDD, from the exons ATGTCTTTTCGAAAGGTTGTGCGCCAGAGCAAGTTCCGTCACGTCTTTGGGCAGGCAGTAAAGAACGACCAGTGCTACGATGATATCCGCGTCTCCCGCGTCACCTGGGACAGCACCTTCTGTGCCGTCAaccccaaattcgtggccatcatTGTGGAGGCCAGTGGTGGAGGGGCATTCCTGGTGCTCCCACTCAGCAAG ACTGGGCGCATCGATAAGTCATACCCTACTGTTTGTGGGCACACAGGACCTGTCTTGGATATTGACTGGTGCCCCCACAATGATGAAGTCATCGCCAGCTGCTCAGAGGACTGCACTGTTATG GTGTGGCAGATCCCTGAGAATGGACTCGTAACACCTCTCATGGAGCCTGTGGTGACGTTGGAAGGACACTCGAAGCGTGTGGGCATTGTCACGTGGCATCCCACGGCTCGCAATGTGCTTCTCAGTGCCG gGTGCGACAACGTGGTGATTATCTGGAACGTGGGCACTGCGGAGGAGTTGTACCGCCTGGAGGACTTCCACCCCGACCTCATTTACAACGTCAGCTGGAATCGGAACGGCAGTCTCTTCTGCACCTCCTGCAAGGATAAGAGCTTTCGGATCATCGACCCACGCCGTGGCATCGTGGTGGCA gAAAAGGAGAAGGCCCATGAAGGTGCACGGCCAATGCGAGCCATCTTCCTGGCTGATGGCAAAATCTTCACTACCGGCTTCAGCCGAATGAGCGAGCGTCAGCTGGCACTCTGGGACCCG GATAATCTGGAGGAGCCAATGGGAATGCAAGAACTGGACACCAGCAACGGGGCACTGCTGCCCTTTTACGATGCAGACACAAGTGTGGTGTACGTCTGTGGGAAG gGTGACTCCAGCATCCGCTATTTTGAAGTGACAGACGAGTCCCCTTATATACATTTCCTGAGCACGTATGGGAGCAAAGAGCCACAGAGGGGGATGGGCTACATGCCAAAAAGAGGCCTGGATGTCAACAAGTGCGAGATTGCCAG GTTTTACAAGCTTCATGAGCGGAAGTGTGAACCCATCACCATGACGGTGCCAAGAAAA TCAGATCTGTTCCAAGATGACCTGTATCCGGACACGGCGGGGCCAGAGCCAGCCATGGAGGCAGATGAGTGGGTGGCGGGGAAGGATGCCGACCCCATCCTTATCTCTCTGAAGGACGGTTATGTGCCAACCAAGCAACGTGACCTCAAGGTCAGCAAGAAAAATGTGCTGCACGAGGGCCGCCCTGCCGCCAGCAGTGGTGGAAAGCTGTCTACACCATCCTCGCAGACTGCTGTGCCAAGCATCAACATTAGTGGGCCCACTATG GAGAGTCAGAAGCTGGATGAAATTCTAAAAGAGCTGAAATCTTTGCGGGCGACAGTGAAAGAGCAAGGCGAACACATTGTGAGACTGGAGGAACAGATCAGCAAAATTCAGAATGGCGACGACTAA